DNA sequence from the Coffea eugenioides isolate CCC68of chromosome 9, Ceug_1.0, whole genome shotgun sequence genome:
CTGGATGCATAACAGAATCAGAATAATGTTCAAGGCCTGTTGTGAAGCTCACCTTTTGCCTGTCACTCATGAAGGTTAGAGGACCATGAAAACCATTTTCTGAAGTAAATGGCCCAAAAAACTCCTCAAAGTAATGAAAAAACCAACTCCAGGTTTCTTTATTTTCAGCTTCAGCCACAGCAAATGCAATAGGAAAAATGCTATTGTTAGCATCTAATGTGACTGCTGTGAGAAGCACACCACCATAAGCACCTTTTAAAAAACATCcatcaaaaccaacaaaagGTCTACAGCCTTCAACAAATCCACTTCTTTGAGCTTTGAAACTAATAAACATTCTGAGAAATCTAGGCTCAACAAGAAGAGTAGGCCTATCATAATGTATTTTGCAGATACTTTGTGGGTTGTATTTCCTGATCAGCTCTGCATACTTTGGCAATTTGGCGTACGATTCAATGTGATTGCCTTCAATCTCATTTCTTGCTTTAGTTAGTGCTCTATACATCTGCCATTTGCTTGGATGCACACCATACTTAATCATCTCAGCTTCTACCCCTTTGGTGGACATGTTGGGGTGAATTCTCATGACTGGAACTAGTTTCTTGGCAATCCAGTCAGCTGTAGCTTCTGTGTTCTTCCTGTCCATCACACATGTGTGTTCACCTTGATAAGTCTTAATCATAAAGGTCATGGAATCTAAAACTGGTGATGCATGGATTCTCCATTTGCACCCTTCAACACCACAAACAGCAGTGACTCTGCTCTTCTCATTCTTTAGTCTCATAATTGGAAATCCTTTCTGAATTACATAGTCCTTTAAAGCTGCTCTAAATGCATCGACATTAGTAAATAGTTGACCTTTCTTAAACTCTATCTCTACTTTTGGGTTGTACGTCCACAGTTTTGATTTCAAAGCTTGCTGAACAGGGTcagtttcttcttcattttcagaATAAGGAACTAAGGCACCCTCCTCATTGTcatcaaaatcagaaaatgaCATGTCAGATTCACCACTATCGCTATGAACATCTAAATCTTTCTCATTGTCACTATCCATGCTGTGCAGCCAGCTTGAATCAGAGCTGGAATCACTATATTCACCCTCAGAATCATCAATGGCAACAACACATACCTtgtcctttcctttttctcttaaGTTCAAATCAGTGTTATGACCATTTTCATTTATCTGATTAGCTTTATAAGATGGAATAACATCCATATCCTGCACATGCACATTAATCATTCTTCCAGACTTATGCATTTCAAACATTTCACGTACACTATCATCATCTGTAATATCAAACATACGATCTGTCTTAGGAATCTGACACCTCATATGTATTAACTTATTCAGATGCCCAGGGACTTCACCGAACACCTTCTCAGCAACATCAAATAGTAGATTAAGGTAACAGTAACCAATTGGATCGATATTTGGATTTCTCACTTGTTTCTCCTCATAGTGAACAACCATATCATAAGTAGAAAAAAGAGCCATCCTAGGTTTCAAAAGTGACAGAAACTTAGCAATGTAAGTAGAAAATAGCAGACAACTGTATCTAGTTTAGACACTTATGTCTACACTGATGACTAGTCATGAACTCAAGACTATTGTAGCATTCACTGAGTTGATACAAGTCTTAAAAGATCGAAAAATAGATCATGATCAAAACATCCATTGATAAACATGTCTAAAATAACATGAATAGCAGAGTACAACAGCTCGTCTAAAACCAGCTACAATATCatcatatttggcattgatcATTACTGACAATAACATCACATTTGTTTCTGATCATTACTAACACATTCAACTCATGATGGAACAACAAACATGCATTCACTGCACTCAGTATTCAAAAACATGATCATACAAGAGCTAAAGTACAAATTTATTTACCTACTCCACTTCAGTTCTTGCAAATTAACTGCAGTTGATGCTCAAAATTGGTTCCTAGCTCACGGTCACATATGCTGTTTATCTCTCACGGACAATCAGCCTCCCATGAACTAAGCCAGAGTTCCAATTTTCTTCTCTTATGTTTCCTTCTCTCAATGGTCAGAATTTTATCTGCAAGGCACACTCTCTTATGCTGCAAGTAGGCAGCTTGTCACCTCAAGAGCAACTTGTAACAAATTGGCGCCAATTCATGGCGCCATCTTCCTCAGCAATTGCCGCCCTGTTCTTGCCTCTAAAACTAGTCTCACACTAAAGCATACCCTTAATCAAAGCTGGACGGAGACTGCAACTtgagttagttagttagttagttaattaagaagttaattaactaattagataattagttaagcatctaaagttaattagttatttatgtcaacagataattagttaattaattaattagattattagttatttagttatttagttaaactatgcataaatagtTAATTTAGTGTAAACTACAATTATTAAAATGACAAACGTTTTACTAGGTTTAAGTCATCACATTCtttggtaaaattaaattttagtgagggtattttagtaaATTGACCATGAAGAATGTATTAAATTGTGTCCGTCTTTTTTTAGGGAGGTGATTGCTATTTTAAACTTCATAGGGGAGGTCAATGCTATTACCATAAaactcaggggaggtttctgcaattatcccttagaaaaatataaaaggtccaagaaaaaaaattaaaattcaaacaaaaatagagaATAGCAAAATAACCCGGGTTCTTTGAGTTTTACCGGTTCACGATCAAACTGGTCTTTTGACCGATTTGATCGAGTTTTCTTTTAGCCTGTTTTGTATACTAACTCGGATAGGAGAACAAGTCGATTTTCAGTTCAACTGGTCAAATCAGCCAGGTCCAGTTTAAAAACAATGCCAATATTCCCTACATCCTTGTAGCATAGTGGAAAATAGAATGTGTACTTGTGGCAAAATATATctgtttgaaatttttttttgaaattatcccttaagctaagattttttttttgaaattaaactAAGATAAAAGTGGTGCATAGAGTTTAATGATAACTTTTCTAAAATGATGCCTcaaaacccaaaataaaagtgatGTATAGAGTTTGGGATGTCATTGAAAAACACTTTTTATTCCAATACTACCATAATTTACAATCAAATCTTCAAGAATTTTTGTTTAACCTCTAACCTCTAACATACATGTTTTGGCACACATCGTGTCTAaagcaaaaatcaaattttgacatCATAAAACATTCCAATAATGAAAAAGAGAATGATGgagaaattaaaatagaaaatcatATCAAAATCCTAGGCAAGCTAGGTACAGAATTATACGTAATCCAAATGAATTAACCTACTTGCATGTTTAACATCAAAACACCTAGTTGTGTGTACACAAAAGAGCTAGTAATTTGATGTTTAGATCTAGTTTCATGTACATAAAAGATCTAGTAGTTTGTTAGAGAGGGTATAAACTTAGTCGATTGGTGAAATATTGCTATtataaaccaaattttgaaaaatgatcaCGAATTAATCTGTCTAACTACCATGTCATTGATTTGAAGAACAACTTGGGCACCATATggagcaaaatttgaatttttttttgtttaaaattacaAGAATCACACCAAATATTATGTTAATAGTTTTGTTACTTATCTATATTgtctaatttattaaatgtgAACTTTTTGAGTGGTTAAATTTgagtattaattatttttattcttttactaatacgACTTATGTACATGCATAAGAGGTATTTATGAAGTAAAAGTTTCATTTCTCTccttaaagtacttttttaatgttactttttctaattggacTAACTTTATTATCAAAACCTTAACCTCCCAAAACCTTAACCTCGGGAGAAGTTGTGTAATTTTACAAACTTCAGGAGAGGCTGATGAAATTGTCAGAAGCCTcagaggaggtttctgaaattttccCTATAGATTAACTAGTCAATTTCCAAATATCTGCATTTCGGATGCAGAAGTTGATGGTCTAAGCAATCAGTAGTCTAGTCTGTCCTTGGCCAAGATACATTGAATCGAAATGTCTAGCCAGGATTACAGAGTTCTCTGTATGTAACCTACGGTTGGAAGTATATCCCAGTTCCTGCAAGCACTTAATGGTtctgcaagaaaaataaatactacTCTCTATCAACTAGCGGACTCAGTTATAAGTGTAATAAATACTACTCTTTATATAATACTGGCTCCCAGAATTGTGCTTGAACCTGTTGCTGTTGGAATCTGAACAAATTGTTGAAACTAAATGGGATAACGCCATCAGATGCCAAAGAAGACCTGGAGCGAAAGGACAAGAAATGGGATTACAAGAAGAAGTGAATACATATGCATTAATGACCACGTAGCAACTATGATCTAATTAGCATCGTGGTAGTTTTGTCGCCACAAGAAATAACAAAAGAAGACACAAATCCATGCAGATCCCATATGCCTTTCCATTCAACACCTGGCTCCCTCGTTCGTTGCAGTTTGACACATGAACGCTCGGACGCAGCCATAGTTCCTCCTGCATCATCCCACAAAACACAATCCCGCTTTGCCACGAGCTCTCCACCAGGGGACAATATAATAATATGTGAGATAGAAAGTAGGATAGAAGATATTTTGGGCCGAAAACCCTCTCTCTCAGGTCTCTTGTCCCGATTCATCCTCCTGATTGCTACAACCGATTTAATGATTTGGGGTGTTCAATAATCCATCATCTTATTAAACGTAATTTTCTGTACATAGTTTTTTTTGTGAACTCTTTTAGTTAAATGAATTGTTCAACTAGATAGGAGTAGAGGTGAAAGATAAAACAATCTACTCGATATTTGAATCAAGTTTGATAAGAACTCCTTCGATTTTTGGTTCGTTAACTAGTTAAACATTCATGTTCGACAGCCTCAGACACAACATGGTGCCACTTGTCATATTACCCAGTTGTATCATGACGAGCAAGCTCCTCCTAGGTTACACATGTCGTCTAAACCAAGTATCAATTGGGATTCGATCAATTTGGTCAATTCTTTCCTCCCTCGTATAATATAAAGCATCCCAAACAGGCAAATATCACCGCCCAACACTCCTTTCATATCACTAAAAAGATAAACCTTGTCACAATCATGCATGATGGAAAGAGTGGAGAATGAGGGTGTGAATGTAGGAATTCCAGTAGATAAAAAGCCCAAGAAAGAAGCAGCAATCAGTACTTCGATGAAGAAAATCACCGTTGGAGGTTCAAGAAAAGGGTGCATGAGAGGCAAAGGCGGGCCAGAAAATGCATTTTGCACCTACAGGGGTGTTAGGCAAAGAACCTGGGGGAAATGGGTAGCTGAAATTCGTGAGCCAAATCACGGTGCAAGAGTTTGGCTAGGCACTTTCAACACCTCTTATGAAGCCGCCAGAGCCTACGATGACGCAGCCAAAAGGCTTTATGGCAAATGTGCTAAGCTGAATTTACCAGAAGAAGATCAACCCCCATCCCCTCCCAGTAGTTCATCAGTTGCTTCAGCAGCGTACAGCAATAATACGGGGTATAAAAACGGCCAAGACTTGACCAATGAACATCAATCTCCTGAACTCGAAGACAAGAAAAATGGGACTTCTGTTCTTGATGAAGTGTCCATTTTTAAGGATATAAATGGAGAGTTTGCCTTTGACGAGACTCCCGCTCCCAGCCTGCTTGGTGAGGAGCAGATTCTGAATTGGCCTGAATATCCATTTGATAATGGTTTTCATTGGTCAAATGATGGTGGAATTAGTGTTGGTGGATTGATTGATCATGCTGTGGTTTACAAGTTCCTCGGACCTCCTAATTAGTACATAATTGATAGGAAACTGTCCTCAATCATCCTGTATGTGTATAATAAATGTGTGCTGGAGTGTGTACATATGACTAGTACTAGCTAGCAGGGTAATATCGTTCATCAACAGcaaaaccaaaaacaaaaagaagtagAAATATCGTTCTGATGAAGACTGAAGAAATGCTTTAGTTTTTGCTTGTGTTTTGCTGGTATTgatttctctttcttccttttttatttGGGCATTTTTCCTGTGTCGAACGGAGGCCTTTTTGCAACAAAATTGTTCTAGCCTCTTCTTCGGGACGGTCGAAGGCTGCTGGATTTGTTTTTCATTGTTTGGGTGGATTGGTGTGGTTTTTTTTGGTCCTTCCCTTCAATGTTTTCCCATCCTATGGGTTTGAGAGGTTTGAGAATTTGTTTGGACaaaggaaatttggaaaaaaaaatttggcctcacaaatcccaatcacctttttatcttctcaaccacctttttatctcacatacatcacatcacaaaagtgctacagtaaatatatcaaataaatcatccaaataaactcttatccaaattGAATTTTTGGTTTGGATGATCGATGGACTTTGATGTTGCTTCGTGGAAAGTGGAAATGATAATTAGATGAGCTATATAAATTTTAATTCTTAAACAAATTATTATATGTGGGCTTAATATTGtacaacccccaaaaaaaaaaaaaaaaacagcttcCACATCTATCTCTCGTTATGAATGTTTTTTAACATTAGAGCATTTGAAGAGTCGTTTATAGGTCTGGTTATGAACGTTTATGAATTCTTCTTCTACTTTTCACACCACACCATttaactccaattcttgtttaAACGCATGACAATTAATATCCAAAACCTTGTAGTATATATCTTTTGACCTTGTCCACCTGTCAAGCCAATATACGCAACATGGCGGCATCACGGCTAATCCATGCCACGACGAGGCATTCCCCTATTATGTGTCTACTAGGAGGATGACACCGCACATTTGCGCGGTGTGAGATTATATAAGTTATTTGCCCAATTATGTCTACTAAGTTTGTAttatttctataaaaaaaaaagaaaaagatattaTTATGGGAATCATATGAGTTAAAAGGGTGTCAATGTATAAATGCAATTTTGCGTAAtgatattaaattaaaaattagttTTGCATTAATTATTTAGGGAGTTGATAGCTATGATGCATATATACAAGCAATATCAATCCTCAATTGGTATGCGACTTGCATTTATACGAGTGTGATAATGTACTTTGTCACCATGGACTTTGTATGTGCCAAAATCAACTATGAATTTAACTTTCGTATGTTACAATCAAAGCTTCACATTTTATTATGAAAATTAAGGATGATGCTATCTAATAgttgataaatttttgaaaccaaacACTTGATAATTCGAGAAACACATGATTCAGATTAAAATGACAGAACTCCAATAAAAAACAAATATTACAAAGGAATTATCAAATAAGTAAATAGGCCAATCAATTGTTAGACCATTGCTACTACTCTTACTTATAGTAAAATTACTTTTCCTTTAATTGTACCTTTATCCACACTATCCTgaaaaaattcaatttcttgtatTTATTGGTGACAGGTTCTGGAGTCATGTTCTAAATTTAACCTTCACAAAATCCTActtgactaaataaataaaaaaatattatgaactcGTAAACAGAAGCAAAAGTGCCAAGACAAAATGTACCAAAAATTGAATTACATAATTGTGAATAGCTGCCCCATAAAACTAAGAATTCTAACAAGTTTCTTAGTGTTAATTGCCTATGGCTCTTAGACATTCCGAAGTCTTTAAAAGAGCAGCTATGAAAACGGACAGAGAATAACTGACTAATAAGATCAAAAGTAGACTAATTATTAGCAGGAAAATTTCCCAACATCCAATAAGACCATATAGCAACCGTTGCAAAGTAGGCAGGTTCTGTAGAATTTTCACACTGTTCAACTCTCTACTTTTGCTGTAACTTCAGGCATAGAGAAAGAAAATGAGCTGAAGACCACAACCTAAATAGAATAAAGACAATTTCAATTTACTAAACATTACTTGTGTCGACCTATAGATCAATGCTTGATCGAGCTAAGAAGTTTGAATTATTTTCTCATGCAATAAATTCAAGAAGTTCAGGAGGATAAGAACATCTTTTGCAGAAAAACAGAATAGCCGatgaaaaaaaagagcaaaaaagtAGGCATTTAAATCActtttgtagaaaaataaaagagccaaaaaaaaaaaagagaaaagaacagTCCTTGCTTTGAGTTGATTGAAGCTCAAAAACCACAACCAAAAGGTTCCAAATAAATTGAGTTACTTAGCTTTCAAAGGAATCTTCAATATCAAAGGTTCCAATAGGTTCCAGAAAATGCAACCAAtagtttacaaaaaaaattgagttaTTTAGCTTCCAAATGAATCATCAATATCAAAGCAATATAAAAGCAATTCTCTTTTCTGAACAAGGAAATCCATTTTCCAAATAAGAGTAATCAATAACTTtatacaaagaaagaaaaaaataacattaCAATGAACCCGCCATGGTTTTTACTTTTTACCTTTAACTAATAAAAACTCATGCAGAGTAAGAGAAGGAAATCAAAAGATAAAAGGAAGACAAAAAGCAAAGATATGCAAGCTACACGTCTCTTCTTGTCCTTAGGCAAGCAAGACACCGAGCTTACGTACCTTACAATCTTAAAGCATTCTAGTCGGTATTGCAAAAAGAGTGCCTAAGTGCCCGTTCAACCATAGCAATCCCAAGCTACAGAGAGACATCAGAATAAAGGATATTAAGATCTACTTAATGCACATAACTAAATTTGGAAGTGTTTGAAATACATCATCCGCATAACTAAatttaagaagaagaaaatacgTTAAATTACATAGCCATAACTAAGAAAATACTTAATGCACATAACTAAatttaagaagaagaaaattacattaaattttcaaagattgaaaTATTTCAAGACAAATTTGGTTTCCATCATTTTATAGCAATGACAAACAAGACAAATCAAAAGCTTCAACTTCATGATAAATTCTTTCAATAATAATTAAACGATATCTTTAGGAAGgcccaaaaaatggaaaaatttaaaaagacaGCCATATAACCTGATATGATGCAGATATTACGATATTAGCACCAGCTTCAAGGTAATCGAGGGGTACCTATCCCGTGAAACAAAcaataaagaataaaacaagaaaatcacaTGGCCAAGGTGCTGATATTTAATCGGAGTTAAAAGAATAAGGCTGAATTCATACAACTTCTTAAGCTGGCTACTTTGGCCACCGTTAAAATTACGCTGAACAGTTTCTTTGTCATCACTGGTAGCAATTCAGGGTTAgtaacagaaaaaagaattaaaaccaCATAAGAAGCAAATCAAAAACTAACCTGTCTCTTAATCGTAGCCTTCAGTGCTATCATAACCGGAAATAATCCATTGTAGATAGACCTTTTGGTAAGGGAAAAATCGAAATagaagaaagaattaaagaaatagTGGTATGGATTGGATTTTAACAACCTCGTGGATTATTCAACACTTTTACCCAAATATGGTTTAATGTAAATCTACCAAACTTGTTAACATGGATTACACTTATGGACCACAAAATACAAGCCAGCTAGCCAATAACATTACCTTCTCCACTGTTCACAAACTTAGCAAGGCTTCTGCAGATCGTGCACCTTCATATCtgagaataaaaataaattcatgAGGAATACAATTGTATGAACTCAAGGCATGGAAGTTATATTTACATAGAGTCAACATCAAGACAGATATCATTTCAACATTGCaagtaaaaaaaacaaagaCCCTTTGAAAACTCCAATATTTCACATATACTCACTTTTTGGGCTCCAAAGAACCTTTTGGAAGCCATTGGACGGTCGGGCAACCAGAAACACCATATTTGCTACAAAGGCTCTTATGCTCATTGCAGTCCACCTACAACAGATACAAtttgataaaagttcaaaacCTAAACTTATTTTTGTTATAATTCACAGCGAAAACATTGATTAATCTTTTAAGTATTGAAATTAAATCAGATGCAAAATAGAAGATTCACAACAGTTAAGAAAGTTAAACTGATGTTGATGCCAACAAGCAACCAGATAGCGATGGACCTCAGGTTCCATTTTCTCAAGATTTTAGTGATGGAAATCAAATAGAGCATATCTAGTTTGCaaggatgaaaagaaaaatgtaagCACTTTTTTAACATGAAATAACTGTATAGGTTGTCTGAGAGAGTTTTGCCATAGCATCTTGCTCTATATTAATGAAACTTCCAAGGATGACAACTCCTAAAGTGAtcagaaaaaaacaaaaagatagaTGATTCATAAAATGGCAAAACCCTTAATAATGTACAACTACAAAATTCATTAAAACAAACCCACCACAATAGCATGGCAAAAGCCATGAATATTGCATCATATCTGAGCTCTCTACAGCAATGCAATAGTAACATTCCCAGAAGTTACAAGCTTTAGAGTAAAAATGAGACTTTAGCTAAACTACTTAATAACCCATGGGAAATGTTCTAATTGATATAGCAACACTATGAACCTAGAGTAAAAATGAGACTTTTCCTACCATATTTGAAAGGGTCAATGGATCATAAAAGAGCAGAAGAGCTAacctttccaatcaaaatagATTTAGCTTTCTTGAAACTCGCACTTAGCTTCTCGTACTCTGGAGCAGGCTTCTTACAGTGCCCACACCTACAAATTCATCACggggaaaagaaaacagaaaaaaaaacttctttACATCTTCGCTAACAAGAACAGCTcaaaatcacttcaaatcagcAAATACAATGATGTCAAAAATCAATCTCGCATTCCAACACAGTAGTCTTCCATGCTAGTCCATCTGTCTCCTAAATATCATACACGGCAACAGACAAAAAACTGGCAGTGCATATGAATCCACACATAAATATACAACAGAGCAAAATCACAGCAATCTTATTCGCAAAGATCCGAATTCGACTATtacaatcaaaagaaaagaaaagacacGGATCTAAAAGTAATTAAACACATCAGGCTCTAATTAATCAAAACCATAAAAAAACTTACATCCAATTCACCATGACCAAAAAAATCCCccaaaaaataacaaataaatgaaatcaCGAGGAATCAGCCAATCAGGCATACCAAGGAGCGTAGAAACAATTAATCAGtaaaacaaccaaaaacaaGCAATACGCTTAGAAACAATTAATCAGTCTCTGTCAGAAGAAGATTCTTCTCTGCATGTATGTAATGAATatgaaaaattaataaatagaGAAGCTCTTGTGCAACAAAgatttgaaaaaagttaaagtCCAACTCAGGCATTTGATAAATCACAGTTAGCACTCAAGACCAGTACAAAGTCACATAAACTGCTAACGCTaaaagcaaaacaagcaaaGGCTAACATAAAACAGATCACAGGCAAACATTAGTATCagagaaataaaacaaacaacCAGTAGAAGACCTTTTTGAATACCTGTACAGGTGCCAGCTTAGGTGGAAGCATTAAGCCAGTATCATCCCCATGAGTCATGATAATACCTCCAACAAATCGCGTACTAATAGCCCATGATGTCTGCCACACATGTTGCCGCTGTCCATTTTCATCCGTAAACTAAACAAGCAGATAGACTGTTTAGGGAATTGCACCTTTCATATTTCAAATACCAAAAATAGAAcagcaaaaaattgatgcaaaacAACTATATCTGATAGGATATTTTGCAAAAGTGTTCAGCAATGAAAAAAGCTCAATAAATTTTAGCATCATCGTCAATTACACCAATTGCACAACTTATAGAAAATCACACAAAAggtaaaatggtaaaacaaaagttttctcaataCACAGTACAAAATGATAACAGTCAACTTTTTAACTTGCATACAAGCAATCAACTGGAGAAACGAAGCAACAAGGTCAGAAACAttctatttttaaaatataaaaagaagAACACCCCAAGGGATCTTTTCGGGGTTCCTGAAACATACACCAGAAAACCACTTAATGCATAActtttttggccaaaaaaatcaaatcttcTGACCAAATTACACAGACTAAACTAAGTTTAGGAAACACCGTACCCAAGTCTAAAGACTTTGACTGGTGTTTCACTGAAAAGAAGGGTCTTGTCATCCTTAATCTCATGATGTTTCCATTGTCCATGGATAGTATCATACTTGAACATAGCCCTTTTCAACAATGTAACGAATAAAAGCTTCACCATTTGAGGAATCCCAACCTTCAACTACTGAACCATAGGACCTTATTCTCTTCCCATTCAGAGCATTCAAACCAAATATAATTTCAGCCCAGGAATGAAGACAATCATTCATTAATTTCAGATCGATAAGAATAATGATAAATAATTACCAGTCTAACTAACCAAGGTGGTGCTTCTTACGTACccaaatttcttgaaaaaggaGTTTAATTCATCCCATCAGGACGAAGGAAGGCACCCTTGAGTGAAGCCAAATAACTCTGAGGAATTCTTAACAAATGAATGGCAGCATTGATTGCTCTGAGTTTGATATATGACATTATCTTGCAGGGTGCCCCCAAGTCTAATCTTTAATGGCGAAAAAGCTGCAAAATTAGGGGAGGATAGCAACTTGAGCTCCCATAACGGGACTATAACGTTAGAATGCCATTTTTAGTAATCAAGAAAGCTAGAAAAAGTTAATACCTTTTACtgcatttaataaaattatgtTGTTAAGATCCTgcaaataaaacaagaaacagaTCAAACCGGTCCATTAAACACTAATCTTTTAATTCAAATTGGTCACTGCATATAATAGCCCAGAATCATTTTGGACAATTTGAAATTCGTTAACATCTCTCTCAGAACACAATCAAGATCTTTTGGACTTTAATCAAAAGGCAAACAAAACAGAGCATAAATGATAAGCAACAAGTATTGTCTTCTTCCccttttacaacttcattgccgAAAGCATCAGAGTGGAATTCGCAGCCATCAAACGACTTTTCTGACACACCATCTAAAGCataaaaatcacatctttttaaCCAGAAATGAATTTGAAGCTGAAATATACAGCTCAAACAAGCCATCATCCCCTTGTTATAAAAGACGGCATTGGTTCAGGTGGATAAATCCATCAACAACTTCAGCATACCAACGTAGTAAGCTTGCAGGTAACATTAAAAAAGGCACACACACACGCGCACACACGCACTGACATAAACATGAAACACAAAATAG
Encoded proteins:
- the LOC113782772 gene encoding dehydration-responsive element-binding protein 2D-like, encoding MMERVENEGVNVGIPVDKKPKKEAAISTSMKKITVGGSRKGCMRGKGGPENAFCTYRGVRQRTWGKWVAEIREPNHGARVWLGTFNTSYEAARAYDDAAKRLYGKCAKLNLPEEDQPPSPPSSSSVASAAYSNNTGYKNGQDLTNEHQSPELEDKKNGTSVLDEVSIFKDINGEFAFDETPAPSLLGEEQILNWPEYPFDNGFHWSNDGGISVGGLIDHAVVYKFLGPPN